The following nucleotide sequence is from Prosthecodimorpha staleyi.
GCGCGCCGGCCATGCCGGGGGCCTTGCCGGATCCGGACGACGACGGCATCGATGCCGATGCCCTGTCGCTCGCGCCGACCCGGCGTCCGGTCATCGGGGCGCCGAAGCCGGCCGTCCAGCCCGCCCCGGTCCGTCCGTCGTCGCGCCTCTCCTATTCGGACAGTGCCGGCCCGGCCGCCGCGACGGCCGCCGTCTTCACCCGGATGGGCGAGGGGCGCTCGTTCTCGGCGCTCGGCGGCGGCAGGAGCCCGAACGACGGAACCTCCCGGATCCCGGCGGCCGCCGTCACGCTCGATCTCGGCGCCTATGCCGACGCGGCCAATGCCGAGCGCCTGATCGCCCGGATGCGTGTCCATGGCGATGTGCGCAGTCAGATCGTCGCCAAATCCGACGGTCGCCGCCTGACGGCGGTTACGCTCGTCGTCGAGGCCGGGCACGCGGCTGCCGCCGCCGCTGCGGCCCGCAGCGCAGGCGTCGAGGCGGTTCCGGTGCCCCGCCGCTGACGGGCCGGCGGTCCTCGGCGAGGCGGTAGGGCCGCAATTTCCGCCCCGCCGGATCGGCCCGCCCCCACTATTCGGTTGGCCGCGCCTGCGGCATGTCGGATAGTCGCGCGGAGGATCGTCCCGGATTCGGGAGCGCGTCCGGCCGGGTCCGTCGGGGCGCGGGCTTGGCTGGATACCGCGCCGACGGGCGGGACCCGGACGGTGGAGTGAGCGCAAATGGTGCGACATGTCGGGAAGGCTGGCTTCGGTCCGGCCCGGTACGAGCCGGAGCTCGACCGTCCGGAGGCCGGGTCGCCGTCGCATGCCCGTTCGGTGTCGCGTCGTGCGGTCGTTGGCTTGGCTGCGGCCGTGGTCGGCATGGCGGCGCTGTTCGCAGCTCCGGCATCGGTCCTCGCGCAGGCGCAGACCTTCGAAACGAAGGCCGAGCAGGCGATCCTGATCGATTTCGAATCGAACACCGTTCTCTTCGAGAAGAATGCCGACAAGCTGTTCGCCCCGGCGAGCCTCGCCAAGATGATGACGATCGCGGTCGTGTTCGACCAGATCAAGGCCGGCAAGCTGACACTGGAGCAGGACTTCACGATCTCCGAGCATGCCTGGCGGACCGGCGGCGCCCCGTCGCGCACGTCCTCGATGTTCGCGCCGATCAATTCCCGCGTGACCGTCAACGACCTGATCCAGGGCATCTGCGTGCAGTCGGCCAATGATGGGGCGATCGCCGTCGCGGAAGGCCTCGCCGGGACGGAACTGGCCTTCTCGGAGATGATGAACAAGAAGGCGCGCGACATCGGCATGACCAAGTCGGTGTTCCGCAATCCGACCGGCCTGCCCGATCCAGACCAGAAGATCACCGCGCGCGAATACGCCAAGCTGGCGACCTATATCATCGCCAACCATCCGGACCTCTACAAGGTCTATTCGCAGCGCGAATTCACCTACAACAAGATCCGACAGCAGAACCGCAATCCGCTTCTGAACGACGGCATCGGCGCCGACGGCTTCAAGACCGGTTACATCAAAGAATCCGGCTACAATATCGTCGGCTCGGCCGTGCAGGGCGGCCAGCGGCTGATCGCCGTGATGGGCGGCATGAAGAGCGAGAAGGAGCGCGCCGAGGAAGCCCGCAAGCTCCTGGAATGGGGCTTCCGCTCCTTCGAACAGATCACCCTCTACAAGGCCGGCGAGTCGCCCGGCGACGCCAAGGTGTTCGGCGGCGCCTCCGCATCGGTGCCGCTGGTCGGCGAGAAGGCCCTCACGCTCCTGGTGCCGCGCGGCAACCGCGACAAGCTCAGGGCGCATGTCATCTATCGCGGCCCGGTCAAGGCCCCGATCGAGAAGGGGGCCCAGATCGGCAAGCTCCAGGTCCTGCGCGGCGACAGCGTGATCCAGGAGAAGCCGCTTTATGCCGCCGAGGCGGTCGGGCTCGGTCCGATGCACAGCCGCGCGATGGATGCGGCCTACGAGTCGGTCGTGCGCTTCGTGCGCGAGACCGTGGGCCTCAAGTGATGGCGGCCGGCGTCGGCATGCCCGACGCCCCTCGCCGGCCGGCGCGGTTCATCACGCTGGAAGGCGGGGAGGGCGCGGGCAAGTCGACCCAGGCCCGCCGTCTCGCCGACCGCCTGCAGGGTCTCGGCATCGGCACCGTCTCGACGCGCGAACCGGGCGGCTCGCCCGGCGCCGAGGCCGTCCGCCATGTCCTTCTGTCCGGTGCCGCCGAACGGTTCGGGCCGGACGTCGAGGCGATCCTGTTCGCCGCCGCCCGCGCCGACCATGTCGACGAGACCATCCGCCCGGCGCTGGAACGTGGCGACTGGGTCATCTGCGACCGCTTCGCCGACTCGACACGCGTCTATCAGGCCGAGATCGGCGACGGCCTGATCGACGCCCTGGAGAGCGTGGCGCTGGATGGGGTGGTGCCCGACCTGACCCTGCTCCTGGACCTGCCGGCGGAAATCGGCCTGGAACGGGCCCGGACGCGGCGCGGTGCGGACGAGGTCGACCGCTTCGAGAAGGACGCCCTCGCCCTGCATGTCGCCCGCCGCGAGGCCTTCCTGGCGCTCGCGCGCCGCCATCCGGAACGGATGGTCGTGATCGATGCGGGAGCTGAAGCGGACGCGGTCGCCGCCGCGGTCTGGGCGGCAGTCGCAGGCCGGTTCGATCTGGCGTCCGACGGCCGGGCCGGGTAGAGCCTCGTCATGGCACGCGCAGCGACGACCCCCCTGGAGGCGGCCCCCGAGGCCGATGCGATCGACGGCGCGCCGCTGCCGCGCGAGCGGCACACGCTGATCGGCCACCGGGAGGGCGAGCGCACCCTGCTCGACGCCTACCGGTCGGGGCGCATCCATCACGGCTGGCTGATCGGCGGCGCCAAGGGCATCGGCAAGGCGACGCTCGCCTTCCGCTTCGCCCGCTTCGTCCTGGCCCATCCGGACCCCGCAGCCCCAGCAGTGCGCGACGCGACCAGCCTGGCGGTCGATCCGGACAACCCCGTTTCCCGCCGCATCGCCGCCGGCGCCCATGGCGACCTCCTTCACCTGCGCCGGCCCTGGGACGAGAAGACCAAGCGCCACAAGACCGTGCTGACGGTCGCCGAAATCCGCCGCACGGTCGGCTTCTTCGGCTCCACGGCGGCGGAGGGCGGCTGGCGCGTGGCGATCGTCGACGCGGCCGACGATCTCAATGCCAGCGCCGCCAATGCGCTCCTGAAGATCCTGGAGGAACCGCCGGCGCGCTGCCTGTTCCTGGTGCTGACCCATCAGCCCGGCCGCCTGCTGCCGACCATCCGCTCGCGCTGCCGGCGCCTGTTGCTGCCGAGCCTGTCCGAGGACGACCTGATCGGCGGCCTGACCGGCCTCGGCTATGGCCGCAACAGCGATGCCTCGACGCTGAAGACCGCCGCCGGCATCGCCGACGGCAGCCTGCGCCGCGCGATCCAACTGATCGAGAGCGACGGCGTGGCGCTCTATCGCAAGGTCGAGACGCTGGCCCGCCGGCTGCCGGCGCTGGACGTGAAGGACCTGCACCGGCTCGCCGACGAGGTCGCCGGGCGGGGCGCCGACGAGGCCTTCGAGACGGCGACGGAATTCTTCCTCGGCCATGCCGCGATGCGGGCGCGCGAAGCCGGTCTGGCCGGGCAGGGGCGCCGCGCTGCCCTCTGGGCAGAGGCCGAGATCGCCGCCCGCCGCGACCTCGGCGCCGTCGACGCGCTCAATCTCGACAAGCGTGCCGCCCTGATTTCCCTCGTGCGGACCCTTGTCGAAGCTGCGCGGAATTGAGTATCCCCTGCGGGACCCTCTATGGAATGATGCGCAGGCAGGTTATTCCAGACCGAAAGGGTACGAGCGCCCTGCCGGCATCCGCCCGGATGCGGGGGTGCTCCAGCGCCGGACTCCGCCGGCGATCAGGACGCTCCGAGACATGACGAAACCGAAATTCTTCATCACGACCGCGATCGACTACCCGAACGGCCGGCCCCATGTCGGCCACGCCTACGAGAAGATCGCCTCCGACGCCCTGGCCCGCTTCAAGCGGCTGGACGGCTTCGACGTCCTGTTCCTGACCGGTACCGACGAACACGGCCTGAAGATGCACCAGACCGCGGCGCGCGAGGGGCTGACGCCGCGCCAGCTGGTCGACCGCAATTCGGCGGTCTTCAAGGACATGGACGCGCTGCTGAACGTCTCCTATGACGACTTCATCCGCACCACCGAGCCGCGCCACCATGCCTCCGTGCAGGAAATCTGGCGGCGGATGGAGAAGGCCGGCGACATCTACAAGGCCAAATATGCCGGCTGGTACTCGGTGCGCGACGAGGCCTACTACGCCGAGGGCGAGACCCAGGTCGGCGACGACGGCGTGCGCCGCTCGATCGGCACCGGCACTCCGGTCGAATGGACCGAGGAGGAGAGCTACTTCTTCAAGCTCTCGGCCTATGCGGAGCGCCTGCTCGCCCTTTACCGCGACCAGCCGGACTTCATCGGCCCGGCCTCGCGCAAGAACGAGGTGATCTCCTTCGTCGAGGGCGGCCTGGAGGATCTCTCGATCAGCCGCACCACCTTCGACTGGGGCGTGCCGGTGCCGGATGCGCCCGGCCATGTGATGTATGTCTGGATCGATGCGCTGACCAACTACATCACCGGCGCCGGCTTTCCGGACGAGGCCTCGGAGAAGTACAAGACCTACTGGCCGGCGGACCTGCACGTCATCGGCAAGGACATCGTGCGCTTCCACGCGGTCTATTGGCCGGCCTTCCTGATGTCGGCCGGTCTGCCGCTGCCCCGGCGCGTCTTCGCGCATGGGTTCATCTTCAACCGCGGCGAGAAGATGTCGAAGTCGGTCGGCAACGTGGTCGATCCGTTCGACCTGGCGCATGCCTATGGCGTCGACCCGATGCGCTTCTTCTTCCTGCGCGAGGTGCCGTTCGGCCAGGACGGCAACTACAGCCATGACGCCATTGTGGCGCGGATGAATGCCGATCTCGCCAACGATCTCGGCAATCTGGCGCAGCGCTCGCTGTCGATGATCGCCAAGAACTGCGGCGGCGTGCTGCCGCAACCGGGGCCGCTCGCGGCTGCCGACGAGACGCTGCTCGCCCAGGCCGACGGACTGATGGCGGCCGCGCGCACGGCCTTCGATGCCCAGGAGATCCACAAGGCCCTGGAGGCGATCTGGTTCGTGGTCGCTGAGACCAACCGCTATTTCACCGCCCAGGAGCCGTGGGCGCTGCGCAAGACCGACTTCGCCCGCATGGAGACCGTGCTCTGGGTCACCGCCGAGGTGCTGCGCATCGTCGGTCTGCTGATCCAGCCGATCATGCCGAAATCGGCCGGCACGCTGCTCGACCTGCTCGGCCAGCAGGCGCCGGAGGCGCGCGCCTTCGCCGCGATCGGCACCCGCATTGCCGGTGGCACGGTGCTGCCGGCACCCGCGCCGGTCTTCCCGAAATATGTCGAGCCGGAGACGGGCGAGGGGGCCTGACCCCGCGCCCGTCCCGTCTTCCCCCAAGCCAATCCGGGCCGCTCGCGGCCCGGGCAGCGGACCTGCCATGACCCTCGTCGATTCCCATTGCCACCTTGATTTTCCCGATTTCGCTGAGGAACTCGACCAGGTGGTCACGCGCGCCCACGCCGCCGGCGTCGCCAAGATGGTGACCATCTCCACGCGGGTGCGCCGCTTTGAGGCGATCAAGGCGATCGCCGAGCGTTTCGACAGTGTCTGGTGCTCGGTCGGCACCCATTGCCAGAACGCCCATGAGGAACTCGACATCACGGCCGACGATCTCGCCCGGCTGGCCGAGCATCCGCGCTGTGTGGCGATCGGCGAGGCGGGGCTCGACTACCATTACGACCTGTCGCCGCGCGACGCGCAGGAGGAGGGCTTCCGCCGCCATATCGCCGCCGCGCGCATGACCGGGCTGCCGCTCGTGATCCATGCCCGCGACGCCGACGAGGACGTGGCGCGCATCCTGGAGGAGGAGACGGCGAGGGGGCCGTTCCCGATGGTCCTGCACTGCTTCTCGTCGGGCGCTGAACTCGCCAGGCGCGGCCTCGCCTGCGGCGCCTATCTGTCCTTCTCGGGCATCCTGACCTTCAAGACCGCCGAGACCATCCGCGAGGTCGCCGCCTTCGCGCCCGAAGACCGCATCCTGGTCGAGACCGACGCGCCCTATCTGGCGCCGCTGCCGTATCGCGGCAAGCGCAACGAGCCGGCCTATACGGCCAAGACGGCCGCCGTGCTGGCCAAGGTCCGCGGCGTCTCGGACGCTGAGATCGCGCGCATCACCACCGACAATTTCCACCGGCTGTTCGCCAAGGTCCCGCGGTGACGATGCCATGGCGCCGCGGCTGACCTTCCGCATCCTCGGCTGCGGCTCGTCGCCGGGCGTGCCGCGCATCGGCAACGACTGGGGTCAGTGCGACCCTCGCAACCCGAAGAACCGGCGCCGACGCGCGAGCCTCCTGGTCACGCGCCGGGACGGCGACGGCGAGCCGACCCGCGTGCTGGTCGATACCGGTCCGGACCTGCGCGAACAGATGCTCGACGCCGATGTCGACTGGGTCGACGGTGTCTTTCTGACCCATCCGCATGCCGACCATATCCACGGCATCGACGATCTCCGGAGCTTCGTGCTCAACCGGCGTCAGCGCGTCGATGTCCACATGGACGCGCCCACCGCCGAGCGCGTCCGCCACGCCTTCGACTATTGCTTCGTGACGCCGCCGGGCTCCAGCTACCCGCCGATCCTGAACGAGCACCGGATCGAAGATGGCGTGCCCGTGACGGTGAACGGCCCGGGTGGCCCGATCACGGCCGTGCCGTATCGCCAGAGCCATGGCGACATCACGTCGCTCGGCTTCCGCTTCGGCAGTCTGGCCTATTCGCCGGACGTGAGCGCCATGCCGGAGGACGCCTTCGACCGGCTTGGCGGTCTCGACGTGCTGATCATCGACGCGCTGCGCTGGGTCCCGCATCCGAGCCATTTCTCGGTCGACGAGGCGCTCGAGGTGATCGCGCGCCTGAAGCCGAAGCGCGCCATCCTGACCCACATGCACATCGATCTCGACTACCGCATCCTGAAGGCCAAGCTGCCCGACCATGTCGAGCCGGCCTATGACGGCCTGGAGATCGAGCTGCCGGCCTGACGCAAGTCCGGCGCGGCCCATGCTCGGGTGGTCCGGGATTGGACGGTCCAGGCTCGGGTGGCCAGGATTGGGCGATCCATGGTCGGGGGGACGCCTGCGCGGGCGCCGATCCTTGCGGCGGCAGGGGGCATCACCGGATATCGACCTGATCGTTCGACCCAACAACCGTCCACATAAAAGTTCCATAATCCATCTTATGCGAATCATCGATATGGAAGTCGCGATCCGGATCGGTCTCCGACCCGACCGATCCCCTGTCCGACTGGCCCCAGCCGGAACGGTCCGCGTCTGCCAACCATGCGGCCTCACCGCGACGCCCTCCGACGTGCGAGGCAGCGACCAGGACGGCGGCCGCGATCGGCCCGCGGATCAGATGCCGCGATCGCGGCCGCACCGGGCTACGCGCGGCGATCGCCCGCATGGCCGGACGCGGCCCGCGTCTCACCCGTCGACGTCCTCGGCACGCCGGCCGACGACGCGTTCGTAGGTCGCCGGATCGGTCGCGCCTTCGCTGCCGATGACCAGCACCCGGACCGACCGGTCGAGACCCAGCGTCGCCCGCAGGCCCGGATCGAGCGCGGCGGCGACGAGGCCCGCGGTCGCGGCCGCTCCGGATTCGCCCGCCACGATCGGCCGGTCGCCCGGCTGGGCCGCCGCGAGCAGCCGCATCGCCGCGATGGCGGCCTCGTCCGGCAAGGCGATCACGTCGTCGAGCCCACCTTTCAGGATGTCCCAGGCGACCGGCGACACTTCGCCGGCGGCCAGGCAGGCCATGAAGGTGTCGGTCGACCCCTCGATTGCGACCGGATGGCCGGCCGCCACGGTGCGGAAGACGCAATCGGCCAGGACCGGCTCGACGACGATGCAGCGCGGCCGGTCGGACCCGTAGGCCTCCCACAGATAGCCCGCGAGGGCGGCCGCAAGACCGCCGACGCCGGCCTGAACGAAGACATGGGTCGGCGGCGCCTCCCCGTCCATCTGCCGCAGCGCCTCCGCGGCGATCAGCATGTAGCCTTCCATGACCCGGATCGGCACCGTAGCGCTGCCTTCGCTCGACGTGTCCGCCACCAGGGACCAGCCCGCCGCCGCGGCCGCGCGCGCCACCGCCCGCACGCTGTCGTCGTAGCCGCCCGGGACGCGGCGCATTTCGGCCCCATAGGCGGCGATCGCGGCTTCGCGCTCGGCGCTGACCCCCTCATGGATGAAGACCACCGAGCGGCAGCCGAACAGGCCCGCGCCCCAGGCGACCGAGCGGCCGTGATTGCCGTCCGTCGCGGTCGCGACCGTCACGTCCGCGGTGCGGTCGCGATAGCGTCCGGCCAGAAGATCGGAACTCGTGGCCGTGATGCCCTCTCCGGCCAGGCGCTCCTGCAGGATGCGCAGCACCGCATAGGCCCCGCCCAACGCCTTGAAACTCTTCAGCCCGAAGCGCCGGCTCTCGTCCTTGTAGTGCACGGCGCCGAGCCCGAGCCGGCCGGCCAGACCGTCGAGCCGCACCAGGGGCGTCGGCGCATAGCCGGGCCAGGTCGTGATTTCCGCCGCCGCGCGTTCCGCCCCGGCCAGGGACAGGATCGCCCGCTCGGCCTCCCCATAGGGGTCGCGGCGGGCGAGCGGATTGGCGACGTGGCGGGCCGGAAAGGCTTGCATGGGTCTGGCTCCCGGGAACGAAGTCTGATCTCCCCCGTTCATGCACCCGGAAGGCGCCGAAACGCCAGAGCAGGGGCGCGCGCCCTGCCCGGTTCCTTGGCGATTCCTTGGGCATTCGTCCCGTCGGACCGCGGGCCCGATAAATCGTGGAGCCCGGTCAGATCGTGATTGTGCCGACGCTGGCGCCGCCGCAGACATAGAGCACCTGGCCGGTGACGAAGCCCGCCTCCGGCGCAGTGAAGAAGGTGACCGCCCGGGCGACATCGTCCGAGCGGCCGAGCCGCTTGACGGGGATGGCCGCAGCCAGCGCCTGTTCGCGCGCGCTGCCGGGCTCGATCACGTCCCGGAACATGGCCGTATCCTGGATCGGACCCGGCGCCACGACATTCACCGTGATGCCGGCGGGTCCGAGTTCCAGCGCCCAGGTCCGCGCCATCCCGATCATGCCGGCCTTGGTGGCCGAATAGGCGGTGCGGGTCGGCAGGCCGAGCGCGGCGCGCGAGGAGATCAGCACCACCCGCCCCGCCCCGGCCTTGCGCATGGCCGGCAGGAAGGCCTGCAGCAGGATCAGGGGCGCGCCGACATGCAGATGGGTCAGGTCGTCGAGATCGGCGTCGGTGACCGCCTCGACAGGCCGCGCCCGGATCGTCCCGGCATTATGGACGAGGATGCCGACCGCATGGCGCGCCGCCACCGCGGTGGCCGCCGCCCGCGTCGCCGCCGGATCGCTCAGGTCGACTGCGACGGTTTCGAGATGCGGGTCGGCGAACTCGGCCTCCCCGCGCGACAGCGAGACGACATGGTGGCCGGCATCGATCAGTCGGCGCGAAATGGCGGCGCCGATCCCCGCGCCACCGCCGGTGACGACGGCGACCGGGCGGTCGACGGACAAGGCTTCGGTCATGGCGGCTCCGGTCACGCGGTGCGCTTCTTCAGGGCGCGGGTGTCGTGGACGTCGCCGGCGGCCATCCGCTCGGCGACCGCGGTCTTCAGTTCGCCGCGCTGGATCTTCTGCGTCGAGGTCAGCGGCAGCGCCTCGGCGAAGGCGATCCAGCCGGGCGCCTTGTAGTAGGCGAGCCGGCCGAGGCAATGGGCGACGACGTCGCCGGCGAGGCGCACGGCGGCCTGCGGGTCGGCCGGCTTCTCGTGCGGCACGATCAGGGCGAAGACCTCGTCGCCGCGCACCGGATCGGGCGTCGCGGCGACCGCCGCCGCCTTGACGGCCGGATGGCGCAGCAGCACCGCCTCGACCTCGACGGCGGCGATATTCTCGCCCGAGCGGCGGATCACGTTCTTCTTGCGGTCGACGAAATGGAACGATCCGTCCGGCCCGCGCCGGACCACGTCGCCGGTATGGAACCAGCCGTCGCTCCAGGCTTCCGCGCTTGCCTCCGGGTCCTTCAGATATTCGCGGAAGAAGCCGAAGCGCGGCTCCGGCCCGGCTCGCCGGACCAGGAGTTCGCCCGGCTGGTCGACCGCCGCCTCAGTGCCGTCCTCCGCGATGATGCGCGTCGCGATCGTCGGATGGGCGCGGCCGAAACAG
It contains:
- a CDS encoding diaminopropionate ammonia-lyase produces the protein MQAFPARHVANPLARRDPYGEAERAILSLAGAERAAAEITTWPGYAPTPLVRLDGLAGRLGLGAVHYKDESRRFGLKSFKALGGAYAVLRILQERLAGEGITATSSDLLAGRYRDRTADVTVATATDGNHGRSVAWGAGLFGCRSVVFIHEGVSAEREAAIAAYGAEMRRVPGGYDDSVRAVARAAAAAGWSLVADTSSEGSATVPIRVMEGYMLIAAEALRQMDGEAPPTHVFVQAGVGGLAAALAGYLWEAYGSDRPRCIVVEPVLADCVFRTVAAGHPVAIEGSTDTFMACLAAGEVSPVAWDILKGGLDDVIALPDEAAIAAMRLLAAAQPGDRPIVAGESGAAATAGLVAAALDPGLRATLGLDRSVRVLVIGSEGATDPATYERVVGRRAEDVDG
- a CDS encoding SDR family oxidoreductase, producing the protein MTEALSVDRPVAVVTGGGAGIGAAISRRLIDAGHHVVSLSRGEAEFADPHLETVAVDLSDPAATRAAATAVAARHAVGILVHNAGTIRARPVEAVTDADLDDLTHLHVGAPLILLQAFLPAMRKAGAGRVVLISSRAALGLPTRTAYSATKAGMIGMARTWALELGPAGITVNVVAPGPIQDTAMFRDVIEPGSAREQALAAAIPVKRLGRSDDVARAVTFFTAPEAGFVTGQVLYVCGGASVGTITI
- the tmk gene encoding dTMP kinase yields the protein MPDAPRRPARFITLEGGEGAGKSTQARRLADRLQGLGIGTVSTREPGGSPGAEAVRHVLLSGAAERFGPDVEAILFAAARADHVDETIRPALERGDWVICDRFADSTRVYQAEIGDGLIDALESVALDGVVPDLTLLLDLPAEIGLERARTRRGADEVDRFEKDALALHVARREAFLALARRHPERMVVIDAGAEADAVAAAVWAAVAGRFDLASDGRAG
- a CDS encoding MBL fold metallo-hydrolase, whose translation is MAPRLTFRILGCGSSPGVPRIGNDWGQCDPRNPKNRRRRASLLVTRRDGDGEPTRVLVDTGPDLREQMLDADVDWVDGVFLTHPHADHIHGIDDLRSFVLNRRQRVDVHMDAPTAERVRHAFDYCFVTPPGSSYPPILNEHRIEDGVPVTVNGPGGPITAVPYRQSHGDITSLGFRFGSLAYSPDVSAMPEDAFDRLGGLDVLIIDALRWVPHPSHFSVDEALEVIARLKPKRAILTHMHIDLDYRILKAKLPDHVEPAYDGLEIELPA
- a CDS encoding TatD family hydrolase — its product is MTLVDSHCHLDFPDFAEELDQVVTRAHAAGVAKMVTISTRVRRFEAIKAIAERFDSVWCSVGTHCQNAHEELDITADDLARLAEHPRCVAIGEAGLDYHYDLSPRDAQEEGFRRHIAAARMTGLPLVIHARDADEDVARILEEETARGPFPMVLHCFSSGAELARRGLACGAYLSFSGILTFKTAETIREVAAFAPEDRILVETDAPYLAPLPYRGKRNEPAYTAKTAAVLAKVRGVSDAEIARITTDNFHRLFAKVPR
- the metG gene encoding methionine--tRNA ligase; this translates as MTKPKFFITTAIDYPNGRPHVGHAYEKIASDALARFKRLDGFDVLFLTGTDEHGLKMHQTAAREGLTPRQLVDRNSAVFKDMDALLNVSYDDFIRTTEPRHHASVQEIWRRMEKAGDIYKAKYAGWYSVRDEAYYAEGETQVGDDGVRRSIGTGTPVEWTEEESYFFKLSAYAERLLALYRDQPDFIGPASRKNEVISFVEGGLEDLSISRTTFDWGVPVPDAPGHVMYVWIDALTNYITGAGFPDEASEKYKTYWPADLHVIGKDIVRFHAVYWPAFLMSAGLPLPRRVFAHGFIFNRGEKMSKSVGNVVDPFDLAHAYGVDPMRFFFLREVPFGQDGNYSHDAIVARMNADLANDLGNLAQRSLSMIAKNCGGVLPQPGPLAAADETLLAQADGLMAAARTAFDAQEIHKALEAIWFVVAETNRYFTAQEPWALRKTDFARMETVLWVTAEVLRIVGLLIQPIMPKSAGTLLDLLGQQAPEARAFAAIGTRIAGGTVLPAPAPVFPKYVEPETGEGA
- a CDS encoding D-alanyl-D-alanine carboxypeptidase family protein, coding for MVRHVGKAGFGPARYEPELDRPEAGSPSHARSVSRRAVVGLAAAVVGMAALFAAPASVLAQAQTFETKAEQAILIDFESNTVLFEKNADKLFAPASLAKMMTIAVVFDQIKAGKLTLEQDFTISEHAWRTGGAPSRTSSMFAPINSRVTVNDLIQGICVQSANDGAIAVAEGLAGTELAFSEMMNKKARDIGMTKSVFRNPTGLPDPDQKITAREYAKLATYIIANHPDLYKVYSQREFTYNKIRQQNRNPLLNDGIGADGFKTGYIKESGYNIVGSAVQGGQRLIAVMGGMKSEKERAEEARKLLEWGFRSFEQITLYKAGESPGDAKVFGGASASVPLVGEKALTLLVPRGNRDKLRAHVIYRGPVKAPIEKGAQIGKLQVLRGDSVIQEKPLYAAEAVGLGPMHSRAMDAAYESVVRFVRETVGLK
- a CDS encoding DNA polymerase III subunit delta', which gives rise to MARAATTPLEAAPEADAIDGAPLPRERHTLIGHREGERTLLDAYRSGRIHHGWLIGGAKGIGKATLAFRFARFVLAHPDPAAPAVRDATSLAVDPDNPVSRRIAAGAHGDLLHLRRPWDEKTKRHKTVLTVAEIRRTVGFFGSTAAEGGWRVAIVDAADDLNASAANALLKILEEPPARCLFLVLTHQPGRLLPTIRSRCRRLLLPSLSEDDLIGGLTGLGYGRNSDASTLKTAAGIADGSLRRAIQLIESDGVALYRKVETLARRLPALDVKDLHRLADEVAGRGADEAFETATEFFLGHAAMRAREAGLAGQGRRAALWAEAEIAARRDLGAVDALNLDKRAALISLVRTLVEAARN